One Setaria viridis chromosome 5, Setaria_viridis_v4.0, whole genome shotgun sequence genomic region harbors:
- the LOC117854435 gene encoding probable glutamate carboxypeptidase LAMP1 isoform X3 translates to MLSRLDAASLLAPSPPRGKPHHHGRFLYLLSSTLAVLGASLALLLFLALRRAPAHNPSPNYGALFLSLGSNDTAAAHLRSLTLHPHVAGTRANSRTARYVRDALPFPAHIAPYSVLLSYPVHRSLSLSAPGRGAGASTSFALKQETYRGDPYAAASAEAIPTFYAYAASGSVSAEAVYANYGREEDFAYLASRGVDVAGKVALARYGRIHCEGVVHNARAAGAAAAVVYTDPLHYGGAPGEAAFPESRWLPPSGVQVGSLFLGAGDPTTPMWPSSDGCERLSVEEAMGTDDMPLIPALPVSARDAMEIHSGMGGAVAPAGWQGREDGPVYRLGPGPAVLNLTYLGNDTMATIENVFAIIEGAEEPDRYVILGNHRDAWTFGASDPNSGTAAMIELAQRFSMLQKQGWRPRRTIIFCSWDAEEYGLTGSTEWVEENREMLSSRAVAYLNIDVSVVGPGFLPSTTPQLDELLQEITKVVQDPDNSSQTVYDSWIKSNGSPRVLRLGDGGSDYLAFVQHAGIPSMNIVFGEGPGYPVYHSLYDDYVWMAKFGDPGFRRHVAAASIWGMMALRLADDEIIPFNYMSYAIELEAYTKVLENKVKGTDVTCSPLYNSIRALKTAATTVNNEQKAERAFTSREGIFKQEWYKHLVYGPSDQNDWDTAVYPGIANAIGSARSSNTSESWKSVQHEIYRVARAVTQASAVLSGRLT, encoded by the exons atgCTGTCCCGCCTCGACGCAGCGTCGCTCCtagccccctcgccgccgcggggcaaGCCCCACCATCACGGCCGCTTCCTCTACCTCCTGTCCTCCACGCTCGCCGTCCTCGGCGCCTCCCTCGCgctgctcctcttcctcgcgCTCCGCCGCGCCCCCGCGCACAACCCGTCCCCCAACTACGGCGcgctcttcctctccctcgGCTCCAacgacaccgccgccgcgcacctccGCTCGCTCACCCTCCACCCGCACGTCGCGGGGACCAGGGCCAACTCCCGCACCGCCCGCTACGTGCGCGACGCGCTCCCCTTCCCCGCCCACATCGCGCCCTACTCCGTCCTCCTCTCCTACCCCGTCcaccgctccctctccctctcagcgccggggcgcggcgccggcgcctccacCTCCTTCGCCCTGAAGCAGGAGACCTACCGTGGCGACCCCTACGCGGCCGCGTCGGCGGAGGCCATCCCGACGTTCTACGCGTACGCGGCGTCCGGGTCCGTCTCCGCGGAGGCCGTGTACGCCAACTACGGCCGCGAGGAGGACTTCGCctacctcgcctcccgcggcgTAGACGTCGCGGGCAAGGTGGCGCTCGCGCGGTACGGGAGGATCCACTGCGAGGGCGTCGTGCACaacgcgcgcgccgcgggcgccgcggccgcggtggtGTACACGGACCCGCTGCACTACGGCGGCGCCCCCGGGGAGGCGGCGTTCCCGGAGTCCCGGTGGCTGCCGCCCAGCGGCGTGCAGGTGGGCAGCCTGttcctcggcgccggcgacccGACGACGCCGATGTGGCCGTCGTCCGACGGCTGCGAGCGCCTCAGCGTGGAGGAGGCCATGGGCACCGACGACATGCCGCTCATCCCGGCGCTGCCGGTGTCGGCGCGTGACGCGATGGAGATACACTCCGGGATGGGCGGGGCCGTGGCGCCGGCGGGGTGGCAGGGCCGGGAGGACGGCCCCGTGTACCGCCTCGGCCCCGGGCCGGCGGTTCTGAACCTGACGTATCTT GGGAATGATACAATGGCAACGATCGAGAATGTCTTTGCCATCATCGAAGGCGCTGAAGAGCCGGATAG GTATGTCATTCTGGGTAACCATCGTGATGCTTGGACGTTCGGAGCATCTGACCCCAACAGCGGAACTGCAGCAATGATTGAG TTAGCTCAAAGGTTCTCGATGCTGCAAAAGCAAGGATGGAGACCTCGAAGAACCATTATCTTCTGTAGTTGGGATGCAGAAGAGTACGGATTG ACAGGGTCGACTGAATGGGTTGAAGAAAACCGGGAGATGCTATCTTCAAGAGCTGTTGCTTATCTAAATATCGACGTTTCAGTCGTTGGTCCAGGATTCCTGCCGTCTACAACTCCCCAACTTGACGAGTTGCTTCAGGAAATAACTAAAGTG GTTCAAGATCCTGACAATTCATCTCAGACTGTATATGATTCATGGATCAAATCGAATGGTTCTCCCCGG GTTCTAAGACTAGGCGATGGAGGATCAGACTACTTAGCCTTTGTCCAACATGCTGGTATTCCTTCAATGAATATAGTTTTCGGAGAAG GACCAGGATATCCGGTTTACCACTCCTTATATGATGACTACGTGTGGATGGCAAAATTCGGAGATCCTGGGTTCCGTAGGCATGTTGCAG CTGCTAGCATATGGGGAATGATGGCTCTGAGGCTGGCCGATGATGAGATCATACCCTTCAATTACATGTCCTACGCAATCGAGCTTGAG GCATACACAAAGGTATTGGAGAATAAAGTTAAGGGAACAGATGTTACTTGTTCCCCACTGTACAACTCAATCAGAGCTCTCAAAACAGCAGCTACCACAGTGAACAATGAACAAAAG GCCGAGCGAGCATTCACTAGCAGGGAGGGCATCTTCAAACAAGAATGGTATAAGCATCTG GTGTATGGACCTTCAGACCAGAATGACTGGGATACTGCAGTTTATCCCGGTATAGCCAACGCCATAGGCAGCGCTCGGAGCAGCAACACTTCAGAGTCCTGGAAGTCTGTACAACATGAGATTTACAGGGTGGCCAGGGCCGTGACACAGGCATCTGCTGTACTGAGCGGCCGTCTAACATGA
- the LOC117859197 gene encoding uncharacterized protein, with protein sequence MDPCAFVRLTVDQLLLKLPAVQRPSSGAGVHPSTSPCFCTLSLQDHPASLSRTALLPLASAAGAAAAAAHADPVVLSLDAEAVRRLSARPAELVVSVHAGQTGTNCGISAARALGRVRVSVDVARAAAGETVVARDGWVDVGKPGSASSASSAAAASARAQIHMVVRAEPDPRYVFQFGGEPECGPVVYQVPGGAAGGGQRQPVFTCRFSAGRRATRSRSLTPQSSMTRSTSRRLRSWLSGTLHGDGRDGSRASREQRKGWTVTIHDLSGSPVAAASMVTPFVPSPGSGRVSRANPGSWLILQATGAGPSSWKPWARLEAWRERGPVDALGYRLELVFDSGPHECAVPIAESSISTKRGGQFVIDPATFPEATAGAAWPFAGGFVMGSTVEGEGRASRPTVQVGVQRVTCMGDVAVFVALSAAVDLCMDACKLFSQRLRKELCQDQDD encoded by the exons atgGACCCCTGCGCGTTCGTGCGCCTCACCGTGGACCAGCTCCTCCTCAAGCTCCCCGCCGTGCAGCGGCCCAGCTCCGGCGCGGGGGTGCACCCCTCCACCTCGCCCTGCTTCTGCACGCTCAGCCTCCAGGACCACCCGGCCTCGCTCTCCCGCACCGCGCTGCTGCCGctcgcgtccgccgccggcgccgcggcggcggcggcgcacgccgaCCCCGTCGTGCTCAGCCTCGACGCCGAGGCCGTGCGGAGGCTCTCGGCGCGCCCCGCCGAGCTCGTCGTGTCCGTGCACGCGGGCCAGACGGGCACCAACTGCGGCATCAGCGCCGCCCGCGCGCTGGGCCGGGTGCGGGTGTCCGTCGAcgtggcgcgcgccgcggccggggagACCGTCGTCGCCCGCGACGGGTGGGTGGACGTGGGGAAGCCGGGGTCcgcgtcgtcggcgtcctccgccgccgccgcctccgcgcgcgcgcAGATCCACATGGTCGTGCGGGCAGAGCCCGACCCGCGGTACGTGTTCCAGTTCGGCGGCGAGCCGGAGTGCGGGCCCGTCGTGTACCAGGTGCCCGGGGGAGCCGctggcggcgggcagcggcagcCGGTCTTCACCTGCCGGTTCAGCGCCGGACGGAGGGCAACCAGGAGCAG ATCGCTGACGCCGCAGTCGTCCATGACCCGGAGCACCAGCCGGAGGCTGAGGTCCTGGCTCAGCGGcaccctccacggcgacggccgCGACGGCTCGCGCGCGTCGCGCGAGCAGCGCAAGGGGTGGACGGTGACCATCCACGACCTGTCGGGCTCccccgtggcggcggcgtcgatggTGACCCCGTTCGTGCCGTCCCCGGGCTCCGGCCGCGTCTCCCGCGCCAACCCGGGCTCCTGGCTCATCCTCCAGGCCACGGGCGCCGGGCCGTCAAGCTGGAAGCCCTGGGCGCGCCTCGAGGCGTGGCGCGAGCGCGGGCCCGTCGACGCGCTCGGGTACCGCCTCGAGTTGGTCTTCGACTCGGGCCCCCACGAGTGCGCCGTCCCCATCGCCGAGTCCTCCATCAGCACCAAGCGCGGCGGGCAGTTCGTCATCGACCCGGCCACATTCCCGgaggccaccgccggcgccgcgtggCCGTTCGCCGGCGGCTTCGTCATGGGCTCCACGGTGGAGGGCGAGGGGCGGGCGAGCCGGCCCACCGTGCAGGTCGGCGTGCAGCGCGTGACGTGCATGGGCGACGTTGCGGTGTTCGTCGCGCTGTCCGCGGCCGTCGATCTCTGCATGGACGCCTGCAAGCTCTTCTCGCAGCGGCTCAGGAAGGAGCTGTGCCAGGACCAGGACGACTGA
- the LOC117854435 gene encoding probable glutamate carboxypeptidase LAMP1 isoform X2, protein MLSRLDAASLLAPSPPRGKPHHHGRFLYLLSSTLAVLGASLALLLFLALRRAPAHNPSPNYGALFLSLGSNDTAAAHLRSLTLHPHVAGTRANSRTARYVRDALPFPAHIAPYSVLLSYPVHRSLSLSAPGRGAGASTSFALKQETYRGDPYAAASAEAIPTFYAYAASGSVSAEAVYANYGREEDFAYLASRGVDVAGKVALARYGRIHCEGVVHNARAAGAAAAVVYTDPLHYGGAPGEAAFPESRWLPPSGVQVGSLFLGAGDPTTPMWPSSDGCERLSVEEAMGTDDMPLIPALPVSARDAMEIHSGMGGAVAPAGWQGREDGPVYRLGPGPAVLNLTYLGNDTMATIENVFAIIEGAEEPDRYVILGNHRDAWTFGASDPNSGTAAMIELAQRFSMLQKQGWRPRRTIIFCSWDAEEYGLTGSTEWVEENREMLSSRAVAYLNIDVSVVGPGFLPSTTPQLDELLQEITKVVQDPDNSSQTVYDSWIKSNGSPRVLRLGDGGSDYLAFVQHAGIPSMNIVFGEGPGYPVYHSLYDDYVWMAKFGDPGFRRHVAAASIWGMMALRLADDEIIPFNYMSYAIELEAYTKVLENKVKGTDVTCSPLYNSIRALKTAATTVNNEQKLNDRLMQAERAFTSREGIFKQEWYKHLVYGPSDQNDWDTAVYPGIANAIGSARSSNTSESWKSVQHEIYRVARAVTQASAVLSGRLT, encoded by the exons atgCTGTCCCGCCTCGACGCAGCGTCGCTCCtagccccctcgccgccgcggggcaaGCCCCACCATCACGGCCGCTTCCTCTACCTCCTGTCCTCCACGCTCGCCGTCCTCGGCGCCTCCCTCGCgctgctcctcttcctcgcgCTCCGCCGCGCCCCCGCGCACAACCCGTCCCCCAACTACGGCGcgctcttcctctccctcgGCTCCAacgacaccgccgccgcgcacctccGCTCGCTCACCCTCCACCCGCACGTCGCGGGGACCAGGGCCAACTCCCGCACCGCCCGCTACGTGCGCGACGCGCTCCCCTTCCCCGCCCACATCGCGCCCTACTCCGTCCTCCTCTCCTACCCCGTCcaccgctccctctccctctcagcgccggggcgcggcgccggcgcctccacCTCCTTCGCCCTGAAGCAGGAGACCTACCGTGGCGACCCCTACGCGGCCGCGTCGGCGGAGGCCATCCCGACGTTCTACGCGTACGCGGCGTCCGGGTCCGTCTCCGCGGAGGCCGTGTACGCCAACTACGGCCGCGAGGAGGACTTCGCctacctcgcctcccgcggcgTAGACGTCGCGGGCAAGGTGGCGCTCGCGCGGTACGGGAGGATCCACTGCGAGGGCGTCGTGCACaacgcgcgcgccgcgggcgccgcggccgcggtggtGTACACGGACCCGCTGCACTACGGCGGCGCCCCCGGGGAGGCGGCGTTCCCGGAGTCCCGGTGGCTGCCGCCCAGCGGCGTGCAGGTGGGCAGCCTGttcctcggcgccggcgacccGACGACGCCGATGTGGCCGTCGTCCGACGGCTGCGAGCGCCTCAGCGTGGAGGAGGCCATGGGCACCGACGACATGCCGCTCATCCCGGCGCTGCCGGTGTCGGCGCGTGACGCGATGGAGATACACTCCGGGATGGGCGGGGCCGTGGCGCCGGCGGGGTGGCAGGGCCGGGAGGACGGCCCCGTGTACCGCCTCGGCCCCGGGCCGGCGGTTCTGAACCTGACGTATCTT GGGAATGATACAATGGCAACGATCGAGAATGTCTTTGCCATCATCGAAGGCGCTGAAGAGCCGGATAG GTATGTCATTCTGGGTAACCATCGTGATGCTTGGACGTTCGGAGCATCTGACCCCAACAGCGGAACTGCAGCAATGATTGAG TTAGCTCAAAGGTTCTCGATGCTGCAAAAGCAAGGATGGAGACCTCGAAGAACCATTATCTTCTGTAGTTGGGATGCAGAAGAGTACGGATTG ACAGGGTCGACTGAATGGGTTGAAGAAAACCGGGAGATGCTATCTTCAAGAGCTGTTGCTTATCTAAATATCGACGTTTCAGTCGTTGGTCCAGGATTCCTGCCGTCTACAACTCCCCAACTTGACGAGTTGCTTCAGGAAATAACTAAAGTG GTTCAAGATCCTGACAATTCATCTCAGACTGTATATGATTCATGGATCAAATCGAATGGTTCTCCCCGG GTTCTAAGACTAGGCGATGGAGGATCAGACTACTTAGCCTTTGTCCAACATGCTGGTATTCCTTCAATGAATATAGTTTTCGGAGAAG GACCAGGATATCCGGTTTACCACTCCTTATATGATGACTACGTGTGGATGGCAAAATTCGGAGATCCTGGGTTCCGTAGGCATGTTGCAG CTGCTAGCATATGGGGAATGATGGCTCTGAGGCTGGCCGATGATGAGATCATACCCTTCAATTACATGTCCTACGCAATCGAGCTTGAG GCATACACAAAGGTATTGGAGAATAAAGTTAAGGGAACAGATGTTACTTGTTCCCCACTGTACAACTCAATCAGAGCTCTCAAAACAGCAGCTACCACAGTGAACAATGAACAAAAG CTCAATGACCGGCTCATGCAGGCCGAGCGAGCATTCACTAGCAGGGAGGGCATCTTCAAACAAGAATGGTATAAGCATCTG GTGTATGGACCTTCAGACCAGAATGACTGGGATACTGCAGTTTATCCCGGTATAGCCAACGCCATAGGCAGCGCTCGGAGCAGCAACACTTCAGAGTCCTGGAAGTCTGTACAACATGAGATTTACAGGGTGGCCAGGGCCGTGACACAGGCATCTGCTGTACTGAGCGGCCGTCTAACATGA
- the LOC117854435 gene encoding probable glutamate carboxypeptidase LAMP1 isoform X1, with protein sequence MLSRLDAASLLAPSPPRGKPHHHGRFLYLLSSTLAVLGASLALLLFLALRRAPAHNPSPNYGALFLSLGSNDTAAAHLRSLTLHPHVAGTRANSRTARYVRDALPFPAHIAPYSVLLSYPVHRSLSLSAPGRGAGASTSFALKQETYRGDPYAAASAEAIPTFYAYAASGSVSAEAVYANYGREEDFAYLASRGVDVAGKVALARYGRIHCEGVVHNARAAGAAAAVVYTDPLHYGGAPGEAAFPESRWLPPSGVQVGSLFLGAGDPTTPMWPSSDGCERLSVEEAMGTDDMPLIPALPVSARDAMEIHSGMGGAVAPAGWQGREDGPVYRLGPGPAVLNLTYLGNDTMATIENVFAIIEGAEEPDRYVILGNHRDAWTFGASDPNSGTAAMIELAQRFSMLQKQGWRPRRTIIFCSWDAEEYGLTGSTEWVEENREMLSSRAVAYLNIDVSVVGPGFLPSTTPQLDELLQEITKVVQDPDNSSQTVYDSWIKSNGSPRVLRLGDGGSDYLAFVQHAGIPSMNIVFGEGPGYPVYHSLYDDYVWMAKFGDPGFRRHVAAASIWGMMALRLADDEIIPFNYMSYAIELEAYTKVLENKVKGTDVTCSPLYNSIRALKTAATTVNNEQKELQKQLLSNQLNKDSLKIRQLNDRLMQAERAFTSREGIFKQEWYKHLVYGPSDQNDWDTAVYPGIANAIGSARSSNTSESWKSVQHEIYRVARAVTQASAVLSGRLT encoded by the exons atgCTGTCCCGCCTCGACGCAGCGTCGCTCCtagccccctcgccgccgcggggcaaGCCCCACCATCACGGCCGCTTCCTCTACCTCCTGTCCTCCACGCTCGCCGTCCTCGGCGCCTCCCTCGCgctgctcctcttcctcgcgCTCCGCCGCGCCCCCGCGCACAACCCGTCCCCCAACTACGGCGcgctcttcctctccctcgGCTCCAacgacaccgccgccgcgcacctccGCTCGCTCACCCTCCACCCGCACGTCGCGGGGACCAGGGCCAACTCCCGCACCGCCCGCTACGTGCGCGACGCGCTCCCCTTCCCCGCCCACATCGCGCCCTACTCCGTCCTCCTCTCCTACCCCGTCcaccgctccctctccctctcagcgccggggcgcggcgccggcgcctccacCTCCTTCGCCCTGAAGCAGGAGACCTACCGTGGCGACCCCTACGCGGCCGCGTCGGCGGAGGCCATCCCGACGTTCTACGCGTACGCGGCGTCCGGGTCCGTCTCCGCGGAGGCCGTGTACGCCAACTACGGCCGCGAGGAGGACTTCGCctacctcgcctcccgcggcgTAGACGTCGCGGGCAAGGTGGCGCTCGCGCGGTACGGGAGGATCCACTGCGAGGGCGTCGTGCACaacgcgcgcgccgcgggcgccgcggccgcggtggtGTACACGGACCCGCTGCACTACGGCGGCGCCCCCGGGGAGGCGGCGTTCCCGGAGTCCCGGTGGCTGCCGCCCAGCGGCGTGCAGGTGGGCAGCCTGttcctcggcgccggcgacccGACGACGCCGATGTGGCCGTCGTCCGACGGCTGCGAGCGCCTCAGCGTGGAGGAGGCCATGGGCACCGACGACATGCCGCTCATCCCGGCGCTGCCGGTGTCGGCGCGTGACGCGATGGAGATACACTCCGGGATGGGCGGGGCCGTGGCGCCGGCGGGGTGGCAGGGCCGGGAGGACGGCCCCGTGTACCGCCTCGGCCCCGGGCCGGCGGTTCTGAACCTGACGTATCTT GGGAATGATACAATGGCAACGATCGAGAATGTCTTTGCCATCATCGAAGGCGCTGAAGAGCCGGATAG GTATGTCATTCTGGGTAACCATCGTGATGCTTGGACGTTCGGAGCATCTGACCCCAACAGCGGAACTGCAGCAATGATTGAG TTAGCTCAAAGGTTCTCGATGCTGCAAAAGCAAGGATGGAGACCTCGAAGAACCATTATCTTCTGTAGTTGGGATGCAGAAGAGTACGGATTG ACAGGGTCGACTGAATGGGTTGAAGAAAACCGGGAGATGCTATCTTCAAGAGCTGTTGCTTATCTAAATATCGACGTTTCAGTCGTTGGTCCAGGATTCCTGCCGTCTACAACTCCCCAACTTGACGAGTTGCTTCAGGAAATAACTAAAGTG GTTCAAGATCCTGACAATTCATCTCAGACTGTATATGATTCATGGATCAAATCGAATGGTTCTCCCCGG GTTCTAAGACTAGGCGATGGAGGATCAGACTACTTAGCCTTTGTCCAACATGCTGGTATTCCTTCAATGAATATAGTTTTCGGAGAAG GACCAGGATATCCGGTTTACCACTCCTTATATGATGACTACGTGTGGATGGCAAAATTCGGAGATCCTGGGTTCCGTAGGCATGTTGCAG CTGCTAGCATATGGGGAATGATGGCTCTGAGGCTGGCCGATGATGAGATCATACCCTTCAATTACATGTCCTACGCAATCGAGCTTGAG GCATACACAAAGGTATTGGAGAATAAAGTTAAGGGAACAGATGTTACTTGTTCCCCACTGTACAACTCAATCAGAGCTCTCAAAACAGCAGCTACCACAGTGAACAATGAACAAAAG GAACTTCAAAAACAACTGTTGAGCAATCAGCTGAACAAGGATTCACTGAAAATCCGACAGCTCAATGACCGGCTCATGCAGGCCGAGCGAGCATTCACTAGCAGGGAGGGCATCTTCAAACAAGAATGGTATAAGCATCTG GTGTATGGACCTTCAGACCAGAATGACTGGGATACTGCAGTTTATCCCGGTATAGCCAACGCCATAGGCAGCGCTCGGAGCAGCAACACTTCAGAGTCCTGGAAGTCTGTACAACATGAGATTTACAGGGTGGCCAGGGCCGTGACACAGGCATCTGCTGTACTGAGCGGCCGTCTAACATGA
- the LOC117857755 gene encoding uncharacterized protein produces the protein MGDDARALRLAAIARKWLEDPRVGYSGDLNPAASDSERQALSSMAMAGARVSLAEPGRVVCSLRVRAPLTDAEGRWHAGAIAAAVDNVCSAAVFTVEGAPTATVHYSLSYFSPAHPNEEVEMEGRVVSRKGKLTAAAVEVRKKESGELVAIGRQWMTPAWPTKSNKSSKL, from the exons ATGGGCGACGATGCGAGGGCGCTGCGGCTGGCCGCCATCGCGAGGAAGTGGCTGGAGGACCCCCGCGTCGGATACTCCGGCGATCTCAACCCCGCCGCCAGCGACAGCGAGCGGCAAGCGCTCAGCTCCATGGCGatggccggcgcgcgcgtctcCCTCGCCGAGCCCGGCCGCGTGGTCTGCTCGCTCCGCGTGCGCGCCCCGCTCACC GACGCGGAGGGGAGGTGGCACGCCGGGGCgatcgcggcggcggtggacaacgtgtgctcggcggcggtgttcACGGTGGAGGGCGCGCCCACGGCCACCGTCCACTACAGCCTGTCCTACTTCTCGCCCGCCCATCCCAAC GAGGAGGTCGAGATGGAGGGGCGAGTGGTGAGCCGGAAGGGGAAGCtgacggccgcggcggtggaggtgcgCAAGAAAGAGTCCGGCGAGCTGGTAGCAATCGGGAGGCAGTGGATGACACCTGCCTGGCCAACCAAGAGCAACAAAAGCAGCAAGCTCTGA
- the LOC117858029 gene encoding probable glutamate carboxypeptidase LAMP1, which translates to MATSRGGKQSQPLLHSPTPAADGGGGAAGRRRFVAFLAVTAALVASYHLLAPTNPSRYHALFLSLGSNATAAAHLRALTLRPHVAGTEANAAAARYVLHAFSSLSFPAHITPYSVLLSYPVHRSLTLAPSRGLAAKPFSLVQETYKGDPYAEAAAEVISTYFAYSASGSVAAEVVYANYGHSEDYAYLASRGVDVAGKVALARYGDIHCEDMVRNARAAGAAAAIVYTDAKDYGGGAGKGEKRRWFPDARWLPPTGVQVGTLYYMNGDPTTPLWPSCAAGEDCERLSAEDLAGSAAMPGIPALPVSARDGETILKAMGGDVAPPKWQGGEGAPVYRLGPGPAVLNLTYIGNETLATIENVFAVIQGKEEPDRYVIIGNHRDAWTFGAVDPNSGTAAMLEIAGRLSKLQAKGWRPRRTIILCSWDAEEFALIGSTEWAEENMDTLASRAIAYLNVDISVFGPGGLRPRATPQLDELIKEASKMVPDPDEPSQTLYDTMMSHHPPITRVAGAGTDFAAFLQHIGVPSLDMSYGTIKEYPVYHSLYDDYVWVERFGDPLFHRHVAVASVWGLIALKLADDEIIPFNYVSYASELEECTKDIVDKCKGFPVSFSPLQKSIKQLERAATKIHKEKMLLQAENWSLKTRQYTLKVREINDRLMMAERAFTNREGLAGRPWYKHMIYASSDQDDWGTKAFPDIVSAMDKAKKSNTTESWRSLQHEIYRVARAVSKASAVLDGGLT; encoded by the exons ATGGCCACGTCTCGCGGCGGCAAACAGAGCCAGCCACTCCTCCACTCTCCCAcacccgccgccgacggcggcggtggcgcagccgGGAGGCGCAGGTTCGTCGCGTTTCTCGCCGTCACGGCAGCTCTGGTGGCGTCCTACCACCTCCTCGCGCCGACCAATCCGTCGCGCTACCACGcgctcttcctctccctcgGTTCCaacgccaccgctgccgcccacCTCCGCGCGCTCACCCTCCGCCCCCACGTCGCGGGCACCGAGGCCAACGCGGCCGCGGCCCGCTACGTGCTCCACGcgttctcctccctctccttccccgcgCACATCACCCCTTACTCGGTGCTCCTCTCGTACCCCGTCCACCGCTCCCTCACCCTCGCCCCGTCGCGGGGCCTCGCCGCCAAGCCGTTCTCCCTGGTGCAGGAGACCTACAAGGGCGACCCGTacgccgaggccgcggcggaggtCATCTCGACATACTTCGCCTACTCGGCGTCCGGCTCGGTCGCCGCCGAGGTCGTCTACGCCAACTACGGCCACAGCGAGGACTACGCctacctcgcctcccgcggcgTCGACGTCGCGGGCAAGGTCGCGCTCGCGCGCTACGGCGACATCCACTGCGAGGACATGGTGCGGaacgcgcgcgccgcgggcgccgccgctgcgatCGTGTACACCGACGCCAAGgactacggcggcggcgccggcaaggGAGAGAAGCGGAGGTGGTTCCCCGACGCGCGGTGGCTTCCGCCGACCGGCGTGCAGGTGGGGACCCTGTACTACATGAACGGCGACCCGACCACGCCGCTGTGGCCGTCGTGCGCGGCGGGGGAAGACTGCGAGCGGCTGAGCGCGGAGGACCTGGCCGGGAGCGCGGCGATGCCCGGCATCCCGGCGCTGCCGGTGTCGGCCAGGGACGGGGAGACGATCCTGAAGGCGATGGGCGGCGACGTGGCGCCGCCGAAGTGgcagggcggcgagggcgcTCCTGTGTACCGGCTCGGTCCCGGTCCGGCCGTGTTGAATCTCACCTACATT GGAAACGAAACCTTAGCAACAATCGAGAATGTGTTTGCGGTGATCCAAGGGAAAGAAGAGCCTGACAG ATATGTGATCATAGGCAACCATCGTGATGCATGGACATTTGGAGCAGTTGATCCTAACAGTGGAACAGCAGCCATGCTTGAG ATCGCAGGGAGGCTGTCCAAGCTACAAGCGAAAGGGTGGAGGCCTCGACGAACAATAATCCTGTGCAGTTGGGACGCTGAGGAGTTTGCTCTG ATCGGCTCTACTGAATGGGCCGAGGAGAACATGGACACTCTAGCTTCCAGAGCTATTGCTTACCTGAACGTGGACATATCAGTGTTTGGTCCTGGGGGTCTTCGTCCCCGCGCAACCCCTCAACTTGATGAGTTGATCAAAGAAGCGAGTAAAATG GTACCTGATCCTGATGAGCCATCTCAAACCTTGTATGACACCATGATGAGCCATCATCCACCG ATAACTAGAGTGGCTGGTGCTGGAACTGATTTTGCAGCATTTCTCCAACATATTGGGGTCCCATCACTTGACATGTCTTATGGAACGA TCAAAGAATACCCTGTTTACCACTCGTTGTATGATGATTATGTTTGGGTGGAGAGGTTCGGAGATCCCTTGTTCCACAGGCATGTCGCAG TGGCCAGCGTTTGGGGTCTGATTGCTCTGAAACTTGCTGACGATGAGATCATACCCTTCAATTATGTCTCTTATGCATCCGAACTGGAG GAATGCACAAAAGACATCGTAGATAAATGTAAAGGATTTCCTGTCAGTTTCTCTCCTTTGCAGAAGTCCATCAAGCAGCTTGAGAGGGCAGCCACCAAAATTCACAAAGAGAAGATG TTGCTACAAGCAGAAAACTGGAGCCTAAAGACGAGACAGTACACACTGAAAGTCAGGGAGATCAATGACCGGTTGATGATGGCCGAGCGAGCCTTCACCAACCGAGAGGGACTCGCGGGCAGACCATGGTACAAGCATATG ATCTATGCGTCATCGGATCAGGATGACTGGGGCACCAAAGCGTTCCCTGATATCGTCTCGGCCATGGACAAGGCCAAGAAGTCCAACACGACCGAATCCTGGCGGTCGCTGCAGCATGAGATTTACAGGGTTGCAAGGGCCGTGTCCAAGGCTTCTGCAGTCCTGGATGGTGGACTAACATGA